One stretch of Halobaculum marinum DNA includes these proteins:
- a CDS encoding Hvo_1808 family surface protein: MRRTAPSTIARLLSVAFAVALVATAAAPAFAAAPQPSPAPAAHDAVDTTVAQTDRPDPDTDVIGWEDGYWHNETIDVDQTDADALNDSELEAYVARAMARVEYLRQAEFESTVPVEVMSREQYRERQAGSANDANRTEFNRWNDQVWEGLFIVGESTGSGDALSETTGSSVAGFYEPARDQITIITPDPDAPTVSNATLIHELVHALQDQRYDLTNETYRGATQDGDLAIDGVVEGEANYIEARYSQRCGAEWDCVETPSASSGGGGGGGGLNLGVLLTLLNPYSDGPVYVNEIVEEGGWDAFEERFENPPASSEQVIHRTDEEPVPIAFTDEATGEWSTFPRDNPQLGQNGSDTVGEASIYAMFWYQARTYGADTVNVQGLFSDQQYDLYNYDAAPSAGWANDRLFPYRTGTDDDADYGYVWVTEWDTEQDAQEFHDTYLRMLEAHDVRETDTGYHVVPSGPFADAFYVHLDGTRVTIVNGPTVEDVAQIRPSIAPDPTPTPTVTEIGTDDGTGDASDDSGVDAGAGDTAEATETSGAGFGVLVALAALAVAGLVARRRD; the protein is encoded by the coding sequence ATGCGACGAACGGCCCCGTCGACGATCGCGCGGTTGCTCTCGGTCGCGTTCGCGGTCGCGCTGGTAGCTACCGCCGCCGCACCGGCGTTCGCCGCCGCGCCACAGCCCTCCCCCGCGCCGGCCGCCCACGACGCCGTCGACACGACGGTCGCCCAGACCGACCGCCCCGACCCCGACACGGACGTGATCGGGTGGGAGGACGGCTACTGGCACAACGAGACCATCGACGTGGACCAGACCGACGCGGACGCGCTCAACGACTCCGAGTTGGAGGCGTACGTCGCCCGCGCGATGGCGCGCGTCGAGTACCTCCGTCAGGCCGAGTTCGAGTCGACCGTCCCGGTCGAGGTGATGTCCCGCGAGCAGTACCGCGAGCGGCAGGCCGGGAGCGCGAACGACGCCAACCGCACGGAGTTCAACCGCTGGAACGACCAGGTGTGGGAGGGGCTGTTCATCGTCGGGGAGTCGACCGGCTCCGGCGACGCGCTGAGCGAGACGACCGGCTCGTCGGTCGCCGGCTTCTACGAGCCAGCGCGCGACCAGATCACGATCATCACGCCGGACCCCGACGCGCCGACGGTGTCGAACGCGACGCTGATCCACGAGTTGGTCCACGCGCTGCAGGACCAGCGCTACGACCTGACGAACGAGACGTACCGCGGCGCCACGCAGGACGGTGACCTCGCCATCGACGGCGTCGTCGAGGGCGAGGCGAACTACATCGAGGCGCGCTACTCCCAGCGCTGTGGCGCCGAGTGGGACTGCGTCGAGACGCCCAGCGCCAGTTCCGGTGGCGGTGGCGGCGGCGGGGGACTGAACCTCGGCGTCCTCCTCACCCTGTTGAACCCCTACTCCGACGGCCCGGTGTACGTCAACGAGATCGTCGAAGAGGGCGGCTGGGACGCCTTCGAGGAGCGCTTCGAGAACCCGCCCGCCTCCTCCGAGCAGGTGATCCACCGGACCGACGAGGAGCCGGTGCCCATCGCGTTCACCGACGAGGCGACCGGCGAGTGGAGCACGTTCCCGCGAGACAACCCCCAACTCGGTCAGAACGGCTCCGACACCGTCGGCGAGGCGTCCATCTACGCCATGTTCTGGTACCAGGCCCGAACCTACGGCGCGGACACGGTGAACGTCCAGGGGCTGTTCTCCGACCAGCAGTACGACCTGTACAACTACGACGCAGCGCCGTCCGCCGGGTGGGCCAACGACCGGCTGTTCCCGTACCGTACCGGCACCGATGACGACGCCGACTACGGCTACGTCTGGGTGACCGAGTGGGACACCGAGCAGGACGCCCAGGAGTTCCACGACACGTACCTCCGGATGCTGGAGGCCCACGACGTGCGCGAGACGGACACCGGCTACCACGTCGTCCCGAGCGGCCCCTTCGCGGACGCCTTCTACGTCCACCTCGACGGCACCCGGGTGACCATCGTGAACGGGCCGACCGTCGAGGACGTCGCGCAGATCCGACCGAGCATCGCGCCGGACCCGACCCCGACGCCGACCGTGACCGAGATAGGGACCGACGACGGCACCGGCGACGCCAGCGACGACTCCGGCGTTGACGCCGGCGCCGGCGACACCGCCGAGGCGACCGAGACGAGCGGCGCCGGTTTCGGCGTCCTCGTCGCGCTGGCGGCGCTCGCGGTCGCCGGACTGGTCGCCCGCCGCCGCGACTGA
- a CDS encoding AMP-dependent synthetase/ligase, with translation MDWRQAEREHDPNVTRDSLAATFDASAREHADQVAQRYKGGVYDRTLVEAGVVDAAPDGDFADLTYAEMHDVVRRLSAGFRELGVTAGDRVGIFSNTRMEWAHSDFALLGAGAVVSTVYKSSSPSQVRHLLADPGATGVVVENRDLLDRVVSVEDDLDLEFIVLIDGEAHERDDVYTLGEVHEFGREVDPGDGWVVDRDLDDLASLIYTSGTTGQPKGAELTHRNFLANVDQCMRRFGPRPDKPADLPVIDEESTTLSFLPLAHVFERLAGHFMQFSAGATVAYAESPDTLREDFGLVRPTTATSVPRVYEKLYAAIREQASESPVKERIFNWATGVGREYHRADDPGLSLRTRYAVADRLVFSSVKEALGDNIDFFISGGGSLSADLCELYHGMGLPILEGYGLTETSPVVTTNPPEEPKVGTIGHPVYDVEVRVDDDVGAVEDDGGDVGELLVRGPNVFRGYRNLPEETEAAFVEVDDERWFRTGDVVKIRPDGFIEFRERAKQLMKLSTGKYVPPGAIEDSFAASEVVEQAMVIGDARKFVSAIVVPNLGAVREWGEREGYDLPTDDAALCRDDRVRELIQSEVDRVNESFEAHETIKQFRVVPEEFSEENDLLTPTMKKKRRNILDRYADEIGSMYE, from the coding sequence ATGGATTGGCGGCAGGCCGAACGCGAGCACGACCCGAACGTCACTCGGGACTCGCTGGCGGCCACCTTCGACGCGAGCGCCCGTGAGCACGCCGACCAAGTCGCACAGCGCTACAAGGGGGGCGTGTACGACCGCACGCTCGTCGAGGCGGGCGTCGTCGACGCCGCTCCGGACGGCGACTTCGCGGACCTGACGTACGCGGAGATGCACGACGTCGTCCGCCGACTGTCGGCGGGGTTCCGTGAACTCGGGGTGACCGCGGGCGACCGCGTCGGCATCTTCTCGAACACCCGGATGGAGTGGGCCCACAGCGACTTCGCCCTGCTCGGTGCGGGCGCCGTCGTCTCGACCGTCTACAAGTCGTCGTCGCCCTCGCAGGTGCGCCACCTCCTCGCGGACCCGGGTGCGACCGGCGTCGTCGTCGAGAACCGCGACCTGCTCGACCGCGTCGTCTCCGTCGAGGACGACCTCGACCTGGAGTTCATCGTGCTGATCGACGGCGAGGCACACGAGCGCGACGACGTGTACACGCTCGGTGAGGTCCACGAGTTCGGGCGCGAAGTCGACCCCGGCGACGGCTGGGTCGTCGACCGCGACCTCGACGACCTCGCGAGTCTCATCTACACCTCCGGCACCACCGGGCAGCCGAAGGGCGCCGAGTTGACCCACCGGAACTTCCTCGCCAACGTCGACCAGTGTATGCGGCGGTTCGGCCCTCGCCCGGACAAGCCGGCGGACCTCCCCGTCATCGACGAGGAGTCGACGACGCTGTCGTTCCTCCCGCTGGCCCACGTGTTCGAGCGCCTCGCGGGCCACTTCATGCAGTTCTCGGCGGGTGCGACCGTCGCGTACGCCGAGTCGCCCGACACCCTGCGCGAGGACTTCGGCCTCGTCCGCCCGACGACGGCGACGAGCGTCCCGCGGGTCTACGAGAAACTGTACGCCGCGATCCGCGAGCAGGCGTCGGAGTCGCCGGTGAAAGAGCGCATCTTCAACTGGGCGACGGGCGTCGGCCGCGAGTACCACCGCGCCGACGACCCCGGGCTCTCGCTGCGGACGCGCTACGCCGTCGCCGACCGACTCGTCTTCTCCAGCGTGAAGGAGGCGCTCGGCGACAACATCGACTTCTTCATCTCCGGTGGGGGGTCGCTGTCGGCGGACCTGTGTGAACTGTACCACGGGATGGGGCTGCCCATCCTCGAGGGGTACGGCCTCACCGAGACGTCGCCGGTCGTCACGACGAACCCGCCCGAAGAGCCGAAGGTCGGCACCATCGGCCACCCGGTGTACGACGTCGAGGTGCGCGTCGACGACGACGTGGGCGCCGTCGAGGACGACGGCGGCGACGTGGGCGAGTTGCTCGTGCGCGGGCCGAACGTGTTCCGCGGCTACCGCAACCTCCCCGAGGAGACCGAGGCGGCGTTCGTCGAGGTCGATGACGAGCGTTGGTTCCGCACGGGCGACGTGGTGAAGATCCGACCGGATGGCTTCATCGAGTTCCGCGAGCGGGCCAAGCAGCTGATGAAGCTCTCGACGGGCAAGTACGTCCCGCCGGGCGCCATCGAGGACTCGTTCGCCGCCTCGGAGGTCGTCGAACAGGCGATGGTGATCGGCGACGCGCGAAAGTTCGTCTCCGCCATCGTCGTCCCGAACCTCGGCGCCGTCCGCGAGTGGGGCGAGCGCGAGGGGTACGACCTGCCGACCGACGACGCCGCGCTGTGTCGCGACGACCGCGTCCGCGAGTTGATCCAGTCGGAGGTCGACCGCGTCAACGAGTCGTTCGAGGCCCACGAGACGATCAAGCAGTTCCGCGTCGTCCCCGAGGAGTTCTCCGAGGAGAACGACCTGCTGACGCCGACGATGAAAAAGAAGCGTCGGAACATCCTCGACCGCTACGCAGACGAGATCGGATCGATGTACGAATGA
- a CDS encoding DUF7529 family protein, which yields MAGSHPLAGFTDFWDDVMADMEATADEYREAGWDVLELHPGDVVPLPNVSTAGTGTAVDRLGFDVLLPGDEFTAVQELVAEVDAAFDEYDAYRAQQSDVVFLVVVMKAETAGKAVAFPLYYADQQAEPMLDGAETAGELRTYLRPLDDSERVVFTHSDPAPLFPVEWGEEADADGADDTDADGAADTEE from the coding sequence ATGGCCGGTAGCCACCCGCTCGCTGGATTCACCGATTTCTGGGACGACGTGATGGCCGACATGGAGGCCACCGCCGACGAGTACCGCGAGGCGGGCTGGGACGTGCTCGAACTCCATCCGGGCGACGTGGTCCCGCTGCCGAACGTCTCGACGGCGGGCACCGGAACCGCGGTCGACCGCCTCGGCTTCGACGTGCTCCTCCCGGGCGACGAGTTCACGGCCGTGCAAGAACTGGTCGCGGAGGTCGACGCCGCCTTCGACGAGTACGACGCCTATCGCGCACAGCAGTCGGACGTGGTGTTCCTCGTCGTCGTGATGAAAGCCGAGACCGCCGGGAAGGCGGTCGCGTTCCCGCTGTACTACGCCGACCAGCAGGCGGAGCCGATGCTGGACGGCGCCGAGACGGCGGGCGAACTCCGGACGTACCTCCGCCCCCTCGACGACTCCGAGCGCGTCGTGTTCACCCACAGCGACCCGGCGCCGCTGTTTCCCGTGGAGTGGGGCGAGGAGGCGGACGCCGACGGTGCGGACGACACGGACGCCGACGGCGCGGCCGACACCGAGGAATAA
- a CDS encoding alpha/beta fold hydrolase, protein MNEREPGTVEEITGKYVHVDVNGTTQRVYFEEAGPEDGIPLLCQHTAGCNNQEWRHLLADEEITDEYRVIAYDLPFHGKSVPPTGQEWWEEDYTLTADRFAATIVAIADALELEDPIYMGSSMGGNITLELADWHPDRFRALIGLECGAYSPGFYIDWLDDPHVNTTEVNAYSCWGLMAKQSPEQTRRETMYLYEQGATGVFKGDLYYYSVDHDYREKLGDIDATECPLYVVNGEYDYLTTPEDGKEVAEGVGDGCVSVEIADIGHFPMSENPVLFNAYLKEILADITGERSGRLPEVLTPDDVGVELNRTEARAVRREAEEAE, encoded by the coding sequence ATGAACGAGCGAGAACCCGGCACGGTCGAGGAGATCACTGGCAAGTACGTCCACGTGGACGTGAACGGCACCACCCAGCGGGTGTACTTCGAGGAGGCCGGCCCCGAGGACGGCATCCCGCTGCTGTGCCAGCACACCGCCGGCTGCAACAACCAGGAGTGGCGCCACCTCCTCGCCGACGAGGAGATCACCGACGAGTACCGGGTGATCGCCTACGACCTCCCGTTCCACGGGAAGTCGGTGCCGCCGACGGGTCAGGAGTGGTGGGAGGAGGACTACACCCTCACCGCCGACCGCTTCGCGGCGACCATCGTCGCCATCGCCGACGCGCTGGAGTTGGAGGACCCCATCTATATGGGGTCGAGCATGGGCGGTAACATCACGCTCGAACTCGCGGACTGGCACCCGGACCGCTTCCGGGCGCTCATCGGACTGGAGTGTGGGGCGTACAGTCCGGGCTTCTACATCGACTGGCTCGACGACCCGCACGTCAACACGACCGAGGTGAACGCCTACTCCTGCTGGGGGCTGATGGCGAAACAGAGCCCCGAGCAGACGCGCCGCGAGACCATGTACCTGTACGAACAGGGCGCCACGGGCGTGTTCAAGGGCGACCTCTACTACTACTCGGTCGACCACGACTACCGCGAGAAGCTGGGCGACATCGACGCGACCGAGTGCCCGCTGTACGTCGTGAACGGGGAGTACGACTACCTCACCACTCCCGAGGACGGTAAGGAAGTCGCCGAGGGCGTCGGCGACGGCTGCGTGTCCGTCGAGATTGCCGACATCGGACACTTCCCGATGAGCGAGAACCCGGTGCTGTTCAACGCCTACCTCAAGGAGATTCTGGCGGACATCACCGGCGAGCGCTCCGGCCGTCTCCCGGAGGTGCTGACCCCGGACGACGTCGGGGTCGAACTGAACCGGACGGAGGCTCGGGCGGTGCGACGCGAGGCAGAGGAGGCCGAGTAG
- a CDS encoding nicotinate phosphoribosyltransferase, giving the protein MTAPQAFDLVDADAIRDGTATDAYFERTVETLRHADRNPRVVAEVTADQFPDGEFELLAGVKDAAALLADHDVDVDALPEGTLFDGGPVMRIEGRYLDFAELETSLLGFLSHASGVATAALECRRAAPESNLLSFGARHVHPSMAAMVERSALVAGLDGFSHVAAGEVLGREPSGTMPHALLICFGRGNQEEAWRAFDEAVPEDVPRIALCDTYGDEKDEVIRAVETLGDRLDGVRLDTTGSRRGDFRHIVREVQWELDARGYDAVDVFLSGGLGPAELRHLRDVADGFGVGGYVSNADPVDFALDIVEVDGQPAAKRGKLSGVKEVYRTADGGHHVGLRGRDGPEGGESLMEPLIRDGEVVREFDIDEAAGRALADAAATGFGDD; this is encoded by the coding sequence ATGACCGCCCCGCAGGCGTTCGACCTCGTCGACGCCGACGCGATCCGCGACGGCACCGCGACGGACGCCTACTTCGAGCGCACCGTCGAGACGCTCCGCCACGCCGACCGGAACCCCCGCGTCGTCGCGGAGGTGACCGCCGACCAGTTCCCCGACGGCGAGTTCGAACTCCTCGCGGGCGTGAAGGACGCGGCCGCTCTCCTCGCGGACCACGACGTCGACGTGGACGCGCTCCCCGAGGGGACGCTGTTCGACGGCGGCCCGGTGATGCGCATCGAGGGGCGCTACCTCGACTTCGCGGAACTGGAGACCTCGCTCCTCGGCTTCCTGTCGCACGCCTCCGGCGTCGCCACGGCGGCGCTGGAGTGTCGCCGCGCGGCGCCGGAGTCGAACCTGCTGTCGTTCGGTGCGCGCCACGTCCACCCCTCGATGGCCGCGATGGTCGAGCGCAGTGCGCTCGTCGCCGGCCTCGACGGCTTCTCCCACGTCGCTGCCGGCGAGGTGCTCGGCCGGGAGCCGTCGGGGACGATGCCCCACGCGCTGCTCATCTGCTTCGGCCGCGGCAACCAGGAGGAGGCGTGGCGCGCCTTCGACGAGGCCGTCCCCGAGGACGTGCCACGGATCGCGCTGTGTGACACCTACGGCGACGAGAAGGACGAGGTGATCCGCGCGGTGGAGACGCTCGGCGACCGCCTCGACGGCGTCCGCCTCGACACCACCGGCTCCCGTCGCGGCGACTTCCGCCACATCGTCCGCGAGGTGCAGTGGGAGTTGGACGCCCGCGGCTACGACGCGGTGGACGTGTTCCTCTCGGGCGGCCTCGGGCCCGCGGAACTCCGGCACCTCCGCGACGTGGCCGACGGCTTCGGCGTCGGCGGCTACGTCTCCAACGCCGACCCCGTCGACTTCGCGCTCGACATCGTCGAGGTCGACGGCCAGCCGGCGGCCAAACGCGGGAAGCTCTCGGGCGTGAAGGAGGTGTACCGCACCGCAGACGGTGGCCACCACGTCGGCCTCCGCGGCCGCGACGGTCCCGAAGGCGGCGAGTCGCTGATGGAGCCACTGATCCGCGACGGCGAGGTGGTTCGGGAGTTCGACATCGACGAGGCAGCGGGACGGGCGCTGGCGGACGCGGCGGCGACGGGCTTCGGCGACGACTGA
- a CDS encoding TIGR00296 family protein, with protein sequence MSNAEAVRLTYEDGARAVELARESVEAFVLQGQREQPGSMRDAFYARTGAFVRLQSTRGRGRMRGCAGSYRGKDQLGHAIVDAAIKAASADSGGSELEPKELDSVLVSACAVSGVTLTNDPVADLELGRHGVAIDHNGKHGWLYPTIPVENDWSKERFLSRVCRKAGLSPLAWQDDETMVTLIEGQVFREREDGGSVEQL encoded by the coding sequence ATGTCCAATGCGGAGGCCGTGCGGCTCACCTACGAGGACGGTGCACGCGCGGTCGAACTCGCCCGGGAGTCTGTCGAGGCGTTCGTACTCCAGGGCCAACGCGAACAACCCGGTAGCATGCGGGACGCCTTCTACGCTCGAACGGGGGCGTTCGTCCGCCTCCAGTCCACACGTGGCAGAGGCCGGATGCGAGGCTGTGCCGGGTCGTATCGAGGGAAGGACCAACTCGGCCACGCCATCGTCGACGCGGCGATCAAGGCGGCCTCGGCCGACTCCGGCGGCTCCGAACTCGAACCGAAGGAACTCGACTCTGTTCTCGTCTCCGCGTGTGCCGTCTCCGGCGTCACGCTCACCAACGACCCCGTCGCCGACCTCGAACTCGGTCGCCACGGCGTCGCGATCGACCACAACGGCAAACACGGCTGGCTCTACCCGACGATCCCCGTCGAGAACGACTGGAGTAAGGAGCGGTTCCTCTCGCGCGTCTGCCGCAAGGCCGGCCTCTCGCCGCTGGCGTGGCAGGACGACGAGACGATGGTGACGCTCATCGAGGGACAGGTGTTCCGCGAGCGCGAAGACGGCGGCAGCGTCGAACAGCTGTAA
- a CDS encoding cysteine hydrolase family protein — protein sequence MAPDATPFDPTRTAVIVVDMQNGFCHPDGSLYAPPSEAAIEPVATLVERAGDAGVPVVYTRDVHPPGQFDDTHYYDEFDRWGEHVVEGSWEAELVADLPTDDAAHVVEKHTYDAFHQTELDGWLDARGIDDLLVCGTLANVCVLHTASSAGLRDYRPVIVSDALGYIDAEHREYAVDHADWLFGETTTLADVVFAENE from the coding sequence ATGGCCCCGGACGCGACCCCGTTCGACCCGACCCGAACCGCCGTGATCGTCGTCGACATGCAGAACGGCTTCTGTCACCCCGACGGGAGCCTGTACGCGCCCCCGAGCGAGGCCGCAATCGAGCCAGTCGCCACGCTCGTCGAGCGCGCCGGCGACGCCGGTGTGCCCGTCGTCTACACGCGCGACGTGCACCCACCCGGGCAGTTCGACGACACCCACTACTACGACGAGTTCGACCGTTGGGGCGAGCACGTCGTCGAGGGGAGTTGGGAGGCCGAGCTGGTCGCCGACCTGCCGACCGACGACGCCGCCCACGTCGTCGAGAAGCACACGTACGACGCCTTCCACCAGACGGAGTTAGACGGCTGGCTCGACGCTCGTGGGATCGACGACCTGCTGGTCTGCGGGACGCTCGCGAACGTCTGCGTGCTCCACACGGCCAGTTCGGCGGGACTGCGCGACTACCGGCCGGTGATCGTGTCGGACGCGCTCGGCTACATCGACGCCGAACACCGCGAGTACGCCGTCGACCACGCCGACTGGCTGTTCGGCGAGACGACGACGCTGGCGGACGTCGTGTTCGCGGAGAACGAGTGA
- a CDS encoding MBL fold metallo-hydrolase has product MEPGEYAPVPGCTDLYYLDTEMYGAKNYGSVYLLDAERPAVIDTGIGNKREYLFDALDDLGMTPEWILPTHVHLDHAGGAGFLAERYPEATVTMHESAVEHLVDPTRLVAGTRAAVGIQWEYYVEPEPIPEERIQPLSGGETLDLGDRALDVHHAPGHAPHQVIFHDRGDDVVFTADAAGIYVPQLDEIRQTSPPSRFDLHGCQADADTIRDIDPRYLCFGHFGPKEFHDEDMAEYKRTLAEWVEAVRQKRAELGDDDAVIAHFAEHAPEDTIEVWGERKAREEEKMNTRGVLTYLDYMEKHGKTV; this is encoded by the coding sequence ATCGAGCCCGGCGAGTACGCGCCCGTGCCCGGCTGTACGGACCTGTACTACCTCGACACCGAGATGTACGGCGCGAAGAACTACGGCTCGGTGTACCTCCTCGACGCCGAGCGGCCCGCGGTGATCGACACGGGGATCGGCAACAAGCGGGAGTACCTGTTCGACGCGCTCGACGACCTCGGGATGACGCCCGAGTGGATTCTCCCCACGCACGTCCACCTCGACCACGCCGGCGGTGCGGGGTTCCTCGCCGAGCGCTACCCGGAGGCGACGGTGACGATGCACGAGTCCGCCGTCGAGCACCTCGTCGACCCGACGCGCCTCGTCGCCGGGACGCGGGCCGCCGTCGGCATCCAGTGGGAGTACTACGTCGAACCCGAACCGATCCCCGAGGAGCGCATCCAGCCGCTGTCGGGCGGCGAGACGCTCGACTTGGGCGACCGCGCCCTCGACGTCCACCACGCGCCCGGTCACGCGCCCCACCAGGTGATCTTCCACGACCGCGGCGACGACGTAGTGTTCACCGCCGACGCCGCAGGCATCTACGTGCCGCAACTCGACGAGATCCGACAGACGTCGCCGCCGTCGCGGTTCGACCTCCACGGCTGTCAGGCCGACGCCGACACGATCCGCGACATCGACCCGCGGTACCTCTGTTTCGGCCACTTCGGCCCGAAGGAGTTCCACGACGAGGACATGGCCGAGTACAAGCGCACCCTCGCCGAGTGGGTCGAGGCGGTGCGCCAGAAACGCGCGGAACTCGGCGACGACGACGCCGTGATCGCTCACTTCGCCGAGCACGCGCCCGAGGACACCATCGAAGTCTGGGGCGAGCGGAAGGCCCGCGAGGAGGAGAAGATGAACACCCGCGGCGTCCTCACCTACCTCGACTACATGGAGAAGCACGGGAAGACGGTGTAG
- a CDS encoding Hvo_1808 family surface protein, whose translation MPTPVRTAVSLAVLFVLAGCSAPAAGPSAGADWQFPDDPPEDRLGWEQGVWYNESIDVNASDGFDERERDLLVARTMARVERIRGLEFREPVPVEVISRAEFRSRSVFGGERSPEYERWHDLVWEAALIVGEDRAASDEFDALYGGAVRGYYTPSGDQIVIVSDSETPTIDRATLAHELVHALQDQHFGFVGSTTRDTGLAHNGLTEGDARYVEQLYLERCVAGTGGIANSTGHEGAAGWDCVPSPSRSGGGGGTPVNQGLFAYVYQPYADGPAFVHSLYERDGWDAVNAAYESRPRSTEQTIHPERYPDEPVASVSVDDRASGDWQRFDLPRESERLGETGLFAMFWYNDYVGGYRSSDGPYSAFNYSAPPSDGWAGDRLVPYRSGDGDDAKYGYVWAVEFDTAADAREFARAYRTMLQLRLGASTVDVRAGVYRISDGPFADAFRIERVGNRVVITNAPTVEQLDAVRAPPR comes from the coding sequence ATGCCCACACCAGTCCGCACCGCCGTCTCACTGGCGGTCCTGTTCGTGCTCGCCGGCTGTAGCGCCCCGGCCGCGGGGCCGAGCGCCGGCGCCGACTGGCAGTTCCCCGACGACCCTCCCGAGGACCGCCTCGGCTGGGAGCAGGGCGTCTGGTACAACGAGTCCATCGACGTGAACGCCAGCGACGGCTTCGACGAACGCGAGCGTGACCTGCTCGTCGCGCGCACGATGGCCCGCGTCGAGCGCATCAGGGGGCTGGAGTTCCGCGAACCGGTCCCCGTCGAGGTGATCTCGCGCGCCGAGTTCCGCAGTCGCTCGGTGTTCGGCGGCGAGCGCTCGCCCGAGTACGAGCGGTGGCACGATCTGGTCTGGGAGGCGGCGCTGATCGTCGGGGAGGACCGCGCCGCGAGCGACGAGTTCGACGCGCTGTACGGCGGCGCCGTCCGCGGGTACTACACCCCCTCTGGCGACCAGATCGTGATCGTCTCCGACAGCGAGACGCCGACCATCGACCGTGCGACGCTAGCCCACGAGTTGGTCCACGCGCTCCAAGACCAGCACTTCGGCTTCGTCGGGAGTACCACCCGCGACACGGGCCTCGCGCACAACGGGCTAACCGAGGGTGACGCCCGCTACGTCGAGCAACTGTACCTCGAACGCTGTGTCGCGGGCACGGGCGGCATCGCGAATTCGACGGGCCACGAGGGTGCCGCCGGCTGGGACTGCGTCCCGTCGCCGTCGCGGTCCGGCGGTGGGGGTGGTACCCCCGTGAACCAGGGCCTGTTCGCGTACGTCTACCAGCCGTACGCCGACGGGCCGGCGTTCGTCCACAGCCTGTACGAGCGCGACGGCTGGGACGCCGTGAACGCCGCGTACGAGAGCCGACCCCGCTCGACCGAACAGACGATCCACCCCGAGCGCTACCCCGACGAACCGGTCGCGTCAGTGTCGGTCGACGACCGGGCGAGCGGCGACTGGCAGCGGTTCGACCTGCCACGCGAGTCCGAACGACTCGGCGAGACCGGCCTGTTCGCGATGTTCTGGTACAACGACTACGTCGGCGGCTATCGCTCGTCTGACGGGCCGTACTCGGCGTTCAACTACTCTGCACCGCCCTCCGACGGCTGGGCGGGCGACCGCCTCGTCCCGTACCGCTCCGGCGACGGCGACGACGCCAAGTACGGCTACGTCTGGGCGGTCGAGTTCGACACCGCCGCGGACGCACGCGAGTTCGCGCGAGCGTACCGCACGATGCTCCAACTGCGCTTGGGCGCGAGCACGGTCGACGTGCGGGCCGGCGTCTATCGGATCTCCGACGGCCCGTTCGCCGACGCCTTCCGGATCGAACGCGTCGGGAACCGGGTCGTGATCACGAACGCGCCGACGGTCGAGCAGTTGGACGCGGTCCGGGCACCGCCGCGGTAG